Within the Nicotiana tabacum cultivar K326 chromosome 11, ASM71507v2, whole genome shotgun sequence genome, the region GATAAACAACattagaaagaaaacaaaaagaaacataATTGCTTGTCAAGGAAAGAGAACCTACTCGCAACTGGGATATAATTCCAGGCATTTTCAGGAAAATCTCTGGAGAAACCTCACCAATTGAAGATTTGAAATCAAATCGATCTGCATGTCGAAATTTAAACCTAACTGACGAATTTCTATATGATTTAGCAGTTGTGTGACCAATACTAGAAACGACATATCGACCCCCCGAAGAATTCTTGCCTAAGGGCCATCTTAAGCCACCCTCAACGTCTGAGTCCAAAATAGCAGAACCAATAAGATCTTTAATTTCATTAATCTCCTCATCCTGAAAAAAATGCAAAGAATCATCTAAAGCACAACACTCACAAAAAGGAGCCTACACATAAAGCATTAGTGGTGTTCTTTCATTTAAACAGTGCAAGAGTCCTAATGAGAAGATGAAAAGTAAACTACAAATGAAATCAGTTATATGGAACATAAGTTATTGTTCATCGCAGTTAAAATATGTCCATGAAAAGAACAAGCAAAATCACAGTTTTACACTAAGTCTAGAAATTTTGGTGTTCTATAAAAAAATGCATTCTCCCATTTAAAAATCACTCGGTATAATCACACTAGCTATGTTGCGCAGACTCTCCAAAATGCAGTCATGCACATGTTGGAGCCTCCAAAAATACACTGCTTTTGGAGGAACCGACACGCCACATGGCGACATTTTCGGCGAGTCCAAGCGCCCACGGGGTACCTAATATTAAGATTAATTGTTTTAATGTATTGATAGTTAATCGACATGCTATGCTTAGTATCTTAGCTATGcttagagggagacctaagaaatattggggagaggtgattaggcaggacatggcgcgactccAGCTCACCGAGGACATGATCTTAAATAGGAAGGCTTGGAGGGCGAGCATTAGGGTCGTAGGTTAGTAGATAATTGAGCATTTTTCTTCCGGTTGAGGGTGTAAGGCTAGTTTGTAGTATCTTGCTTTAGATTGTTAGTGGTACTTGTTGTGTTTGTATTGTTTTCTGTTCCGATTGCCTAGTATCTTTCCATTATTCTGATTATTGATATGgctttttctatttatttttctgATTCTTAGGTTGATGGCACTATCTTCTTGGCTTATGTGGTTGTTATTGTTCCAGTACCTCTTTTTCATCTCCTTGTGCCGagagtctttcggaaacagcctctctaccctccggggtaggggtaacgtctacgtacacactaccctccccagactccacacGTAGGATTATACTTGGTTGTAGTTATTGTAATCCAATATGGTATTAGCTTTATTGttactattttctttttcatgGAGAAACATTCAACCCTCAACGCCATAAAagagaacaaaacaagaaatctTGCACCAGAGAGTAATTGTATGTAGTTGTTTGTCAGTAatgtttaaaaaaattaaatactgAAAACTTACAGATAAAGCTATGTTGATTTTCTTGGTATATAGAATTAACCTCAAGTCTGAACTCTTTCCAAGACAGCTCATGTCTGCTACCATGTGGCGTACTCGGTTTAACTCAatctttagaaaaaaaaaaggtcgGTGTCaaaaaattgttaaagaaagacaaACTGCAAGAAGTAAAGGTAAGAGGCAGAAGATATgttaatgatgataacaaataaaggCGGAACTAGGATTTTGAGTTTATGGATTCTGAATTTCTAGTCGACTTGTTTAAATCGAAGTACTAGTTTTTTGCAGGTTGTCTCCGTATTAATCGACTAGGTTCGAAAAGTAGCCGACTAAAAATTTAAAAGGGTCACAATTCACCCCTCCTGTACTTTCACTATATCTACTAACCTTATAATGCTGAATCTTTTTATGATCTTTGGCCACAGTACATTTGCAGGAAACAGTAGATTCAGGCCGCAACTCATCGGAAAGCTACAAAACATAAGGTAGAGAGCTCAAAGAAACAATACAGTCGAAGTAAGACATTTGTTAGAAGCTTGAAAGTCATACCTTTACACAGTACAATTCTTTCCCTTGCACATATTCTAGCCCAAGTTTCTCAGCTACTTGGTTTTCCATGTAATCCATATTTGCAGGAGGAACATCCGTATGGAAAAAccttttcatttttctcaaagtaGTTTCACTCAAAGGATTAGTTTTTAGGGATTCTTGACAAATTGAAGAATTCCTGGATCACAAAGAATTTGAGAGGGATTAACATGGATTGTATTTGAAAAACCTAATAAACAACATCGCTTcaaacacaaaaattaatagGTAAAAATAATCTATCTTGTGCCATTCTCGATCCCAATAAAAGAAGAATACAATAGGTGTCCATTCAATGTAGTAGTAGCCTTTGTGAACTTCTAATGTAGTAGTTTTTATTGTGATTACAAGGAGTGGAAGACAGATTTAAGTAAGAAAAAGTATAACAAGAGTGAAATGAAGAATTGAGGATAAAGCATAACAAGAGTGAAATGAAGAAGACTGACCCATAAAAGAGAACTTTTCCAAAACGAGCAACTACAGACGGCTTTACTTCAGCCATATCGGTTTCCTCCATCTCACGCTTCATATGCTGAAATGACAAAAATAAGTCCTGCTTCACATTTTCAGCAACAAAAAGCCATGGTTTATCTATAAGCTCATTTGTTCCTTCACTGCAACCTAGAAAAAAAGTATACATATTGCTTAATGAAGATCACTGAATTAAAGTTACCAGAAACAGTATAAGTTCATACTAAAAATTAGTCAATTTGACACTCTGTATCTCTAAAAAGTTGGAGTAGTACCTTCCGGGAGAAGTAAAGACAAAGGTTTTTGGCGTGATTTTTGCTCAAAGGACTCGAGTGAAACAGGGTGGAGCCTCAGAAGAGACGAAAATGGAGAATGATCAGCcaagccaacggtgaaccatTTCACAACAGCATCATCAGTGTAAGCGACATTCTTCCTAGGGaaattcttttcctttctcttctgCTGATCACCTCCAAACGAATTGAGATTTACTTTTTTCCTGAAGCTAGGTAACAG harbors:
- the LOC107801463 gene encoding uncharacterized protein LOC107801463 isoform X1 — translated: MAYIPPHKRHSKGLPLPEPTPALETHLLPSFRKKVNLNSFGGDQQKRKEKNFPRKNVAYTDDAVVKWFTVGLADHSPFSSLLRLHPVSLESFEQKSRQKPLSLLLPEGCSEGTNELIDKPWLFVAENVKQDLFLSFQHMKREMEETDMAEVKPSVVARFGKVLFYGNSSICQESLKTNPLSETTLRKMKRFFHTDVPPANMDYMENQVAEKLGLEYVQGKELYCVKLSDELRPESTVSCKCTVAKDHKKIQHYKIELNRVRHMVADMSCLGKSSDLRLILYTKKINIALSDEEINEIKDLIGSAILDSDVEGGLRWPLGKNSSGGRYVVSSIGHTTAKSYRNSSVRFKFRHADRFDFKSSIGEVSPEIFLKMPGIISQLRKQTIDENLVFEMLVDNLKLIWDHCLLDGSSS
- the LOC107801463 gene encoding uncharacterized protein LOC107801463 isoform X2, with the protein product MAYIPPHKRHSKGLPLPEPTPALETHLLPSFRKKVNLNSFGGDQQKRKEKNFPRKNVAYTDDAVVKWFTVGLADHSPFSSLLRLHPVSLESFEQKSRQKPLSLLLPEGCSEGTNELIDKPWLFVAENVKQDLFLSFQHMKREMEETDMAEVKPSVVARFGKVLFYGNSSICQESLKTNPLSETTLRKMKRFFHTDVPPANMDYMENQVAEKLGLEYVQGKELYCVKLSDELRPESTVSCKCTVAKDHKKIQHYKIELNRVRHMVADMSCLGKSSDLRLILYTKKINIALSKQTIDENLVFEMLVDNLKLIWDHCLLDGSSS